One part of the Astatotilapia calliptera chromosome 9, fAstCal1.2, whole genome shotgun sequence genome encodes these proteins:
- the rps20 gene encoding small ribosomal subunit protein uS10 has product MAFKDTGKAPVDTEVAIHRIRITLTSRNVKSLEKVCADLIRGAKEKNLKVKGPVRMPTKTLRITTRKTPCGEGSKTWDRFQMRIHKRLIDLHSPSEIVKQITSISIEPGVEVEVTIADA; this is encoded by the exons ATG GCTTTTAAGGACACCGGCAAGGCACCAGTTGACACTGAGGTTGCCATCCACCGCATCCGCATCACCCTCACCAGCCGCAACGTCAAATCTCTGGAGAAGG TCTGCGCAGACCTGATCCGTGGGGCTAAGGAAAAGAACCTGAAGGTGAAGGGACCTGTCCGCATGCCAACCAAG aCTCTGCGCATCACCACCAGAAAGACTCCCTGTGGTGAAGGGTCCAAAACCTGGGATCGCTTCCAGATGAGGATCCATAAGCGCCTGATTGATCTGCACAGCCCATCTGAAATTGTCAAGCAGATCACCTCCATCAGCATCGAACCTGGTGTAGAGGTCGAAGTCACTATCGCTGATGCATAA